In Remersonia thermophila strain ATCC 22073 chromosome 5, whole genome shotgun sequence, the following proteins share a genomic window:
- a CDS encoding 60S ribosomal protein eL13, which translates to MAIKHNQQIPNNHFRKQWQRRVRCHFDQAGKKVTRRLARRAKAAALAPRPVDKLRPVVRCPTVKYNRRTRLGRGFSLAELKAAGIPKLYARTIGIAVDPRRQNLSEESFAANVQRLKEYQSRLIVFPRKSNKPKKGDTPKDQQTAETLASVRSSFGISQPVAPGFTEISKSDLPANVEGGAYRLLRKARSDARLHGIREKRAREKAEEEKAKK; encoded by the exons ATG GCGATCAAGCACAACCAGCAGATTCCCAACAACC ACTTCCGCAAGCAATGGCAGCGGCGTGTGCGGTGCCACTTTGACCAG GCCGGCAAGAAGGTCACCCGTCGTCTGGCGCGCCGTGCGAAGGCTGCTGCCCTCGCTCCCCGCCCGGTCGACAAGCTCCGCCCGGTCGTCCGGTGCCC CACCGTCAAGTACAACCGCCGGACTCGTCTTGGCCGCGGCTTCTCGCTGGCTGAGCTGAAG GCCGCTGGCATTCCCAAGCTCTACGCTCGCaccatcggcatcgccgtcgacccccgccgccagaaCCTCTCGGAGGAGTCTTTTGCCGCCAACGTGCAGCGCCTCAAGGAGTACCAGTCTCGCCTCATTGTCTTCCCCCGCAAGTCCAACAAGCCCAAGAAGGGCGACACCCCCAAGGACCAGCAGACCGCCGAGACCCTCGCGTCGGTCCGCTCGTCGTTCGGCATCAGCCAGCCCGTGGCCCCCGGCTTCACCGAGATCTCCAAGAGCGACCTGCCCGCcaacgtcgagggcggcgcctACAGGCTGCTCCGGAAGGCGAGGTccgacgcccgcctccaCGGCATCCGGGAGAAGCGCGCGcgggagaaggccgaggaggagaaggccaagaaatAG